In the genome of Candidatus Nanopelagicales bacterium, one region contains:
- the glyA gene encoding serine hydroxymethyltransferase, whose translation MSSDVPFWGPDFAALAAEDPEIADVILGELDRLRGGLQLIASENFTSPAVLAALGSTLSNKYAEGYPGRRYYGGCQEVDKAELIGIERAKELFGAEHANLQPHSGASANIAAYGAFVKPGETVLAMSLPHGGHLTHGSKVNFSGKWFDIVSYGVREDDNLIDYDEVRDLAVRHRPKMIIAGATAYPRLIDFAAFRAIADEVGAILMVDAAHFIGLVAGKAIPSPVPYADVVCFTTHKVLRGPRGGMILSKAEHAQAIDKAVFPMMQGGPLMHAVAAKAVALREAASPDYQTYARQVIANAQALAEGLAAEGMRPVSGGTDTHLALIDLQPLGVTGAEAEARCDAARITLNKNAIPYDPQPPAVASGIRVGTPAVTTQGMAESDMKEVASLIGRAVRDADGAAAAEVGAEVAALVSRHPAYPRG comes from the coding sequence ATGAGCAGCGACGTCCCGTTCTGGGGCCCCGACTTCGCCGCGCTGGCCGCGGAGGACCCGGAGATCGCGGACGTGATCCTCGGCGAGCTGGACCGGCTGCGCGGCGGCCTGCAGCTCATCGCCAGCGAGAACTTCACCTCGCCCGCGGTGCTCGCGGCGCTGGGCTCGACGCTGTCGAACAAGTACGCCGAGGGCTACCCCGGCCGCCGCTACTACGGCGGCTGCCAGGAGGTGGACAAGGCGGAGCTGATCGGGATCGAGCGGGCCAAGGAGCTCTTCGGCGCCGAGCACGCCAACCTTCAGCCGCACTCCGGCGCCAGTGCCAACATCGCCGCGTACGGCGCGTTCGTGAAGCCGGGCGAGACGGTGCTCGCCATGAGCCTGCCGCACGGCGGCCACCTGACCCACGGGTCCAAGGTGAACTTCAGCGGCAAGTGGTTCGACATCGTGTCCTACGGCGTGCGCGAGGACGACAACCTGATCGACTACGACGAGGTGCGCGACCTCGCCGTCCGGCACCGGCCCAAGATGATCATCGCCGGCGCGACCGCGTACCCGCGGCTCATCGACTTCGCCGCCTTCCGCGCGATCGCCGACGAGGTCGGCGCGATCCTGATGGTCGATGCCGCTCACTTCATCGGCCTGGTGGCCGGCAAGGCCATCCCCAGCCCGGTGCCGTACGCCGACGTCGTGTGTTTCACCACGCACAAGGTCCTGCGCGGCCCCCGCGGCGGGATGATCCTGTCGAAGGCCGAGCACGCCCAGGCCATCGACAAGGCGGTCTTCCCGATGATGCAGGGGGGCCCGCTGATGCACGCGGTCGCGGCCAAGGCCGTGGCGCTGCGCGAGGCCGCCTCGCCGGACTACCAGACCTACGCCCGGCAGGTCATCGCCAACGCCCAGGCCCTCGCGGAGGGTCTGGCGGCCGAGGGGATGCGCCCGGTCAGCGGCGGTACCGACACCCACCTGGCGCTGATCGACCTGCAGCCGCTGGGAGTGACCGGCGCCGAGGCCGAGGCCCGCTGCGACGCCGCGCGCATCACGCTGAACAAGAACGCCATCCCCTACGACCCCCAGCCGCCCGCGGTGGCCTCGGGGATCCGGGTCGGCACCCCGGCGGTCACCACCCAGGGCATGGCGGAGTCGGACATGAAGGAGGTCGCGTCCCTCATCGGGCGGGCCGTCCGGGACGCCGACGGAGCGGCGGCGGCCGAGGTCGGCGCCGAGGTGGCCGCGCTGGTGTCCCGCCACCCGGCCTATCCGCGCGGCTGA
- the prfA gene encoding peptide chain release factor 1: protein MFEACEELEREFADLERLLADPAVHADQAEARRIGRRYASLRAVVGTYRDWRAAVADEAAAEELAAEDPGFRAEADAQGVRREELADRLRTLLLPQDPLDDKDVILEVKAGEGGEESALFAGDLLRMYLRYAERRGWRTEVLDAEPSDLGGYKDVSVAVKSRGDPERGEAPYARLKFEGGVHRVQRVPVTESQGRIHTSAAGVLVLPEAEDVDVTVDPNDLRIDVFRSSGPGGQSVNTTDSAVRITHLPTGIVVSCQNEKSQLQNREQALRILRARLLAQAEEEAAREASDARRSQVRTVDRSERIRTYNFPENRISDHRVGFKAHNLDQVLDGDLDAVVEACLAADEAARLESAGAHAGESR from the coding sequence GTGTTCGAGGCCTGCGAGGAGCTCGAACGCGAGTTCGCCGACCTCGAGCGGCTGCTGGCCGACCCGGCGGTGCACGCCGACCAGGCCGAGGCGCGCCGGATCGGGCGCCGCTACGCCTCGCTGCGCGCCGTGGTCGGGACGTACCGGGACTGGCGCGCGGCCGTGGCCGACGAGGCCGCCGCCGAGGAGCTGGCGGCCGAGGACCCCGGGTTCCGGGCGGAGGCGGACGCCCAGGGGGTCCGCCGCGAGGAGCTCGCGGACCGGCTGCGCACCCTGCTGCTGCCCCAGGACCCCCTGGACGACAAGGACGTCATCCTCGAGGTCAAGGCGGGCGAGGGCGGCGAGGAGTCCGCGCTGTTCGCCGGCGACCTGCTGCGGATGTACCTGCGCTACGCCGAGCGCCGCGGTTGGCGCACCGAGGTCCTCGACGCCGAGCCGTCCGACCTCGGGGGCTACAAGGACGTGTCCGTGGCGGTGAAGTCGCGCGGTGATCCCGAGCGGGGCGAGGCGCCGTACGCCCGGCTGAAGTTCGAGGGCGGCGTCCACCGGGTCCAGCGGGTCCCCGTGACGGAGTCGCAGGGCCGCATCCACACCTCCGCGGCCGGGGTGCTCGTCCTACCCGAGGCGGAGGACGTGGACGTCACCGTCGACCCGAACGACCTGCGCATCGACGTGTTCCGGTCCAGCGGGCCGGGTGGCCAGAGCGTCAACACCACCGACTCCGCGGTGCGCATCACCCACCTGCCCACCGGGATCGTCGTCTCGTGCCAGAACGAGAAGTCCCAGCTGCAGAACCGCGAGCAGGCGCTGCGGATCCTGCGCGCCCGCCTGCTGGCGCAGGCCGAGGAGGAGGCGGCCCGGGAGGCGTCCGACGCCCGTCGGTCCCAGGTGCGCACGGTCGACCGCAGCGAGCGGATCCGCACCTACAACTTCCCGGAGAACCGCATCTCCGACCACCGGGTCGGCTTCAAGGCGCACAACCTCGACCAGGTGCTCGACGGCGACCTCGACGCCGTGGTCGAGGCCTGCCTGGCGGCCGACGAGGCCGCCCGACTCGAGTCGGCCGGCGCCCACGCGGGGGAGTCCCGGTGA
- the rho gene encoding transcription termination factor Rho translates to MTDTMQTVETADEAPKRRRGTGLSSMLLPELKQLASQLGIPGASGMRKSDLVAAIAERQSGGGSSRPAGQTKTERADAPQDQPERRDSRANGGDREQRPPQQREQRRGDEQRGDRQDRQNDRGGQNDRQNDRQNDRGNDRQNDRQNDRQNDRQNDRQNDRQNDRQNDRGNDRQNDRQGGGRNQNQGGYDDDDERGGRRRRRRGRDRYRDRRDRQRGGMGEGEPEISEDDVLVPVAGILDVLENYAFVRTSGYLPGPNDVYVSLSLVKKFGMRKGDAVTGAIRQPREGERREKFNPLVRVDTVNGTEPDEARNRPEFGKLTPLYPQARLRLESDPTNLTTRVIDLVAPIGKGQRGLIVSPPKAGKTMVLQAIANAITHNNPECHLMVVLVDERPEEVTDMQRSVKGEVIASTFDRPAEDHTIVAELAIERAKRLVELGHDVVVLLDSMTRLGRAYNLAAPASGRILSGGVDSTALYPPKRFFGAARNIEHGGSLTVLATALVETGSRMDEVIFEEFKGTGNMELKLDRKLADKRIFPAVDVDASGTRKEELLMSHEELKIVWKLRRVLHALDQQQAIELLLNKLRDTKSNYEFLLQVQKTTPTTGNGHDDD, encoded by the coding sequence GTGACCGACACCATGCAGACGGTCGAGACCGCGGACGAGGCGCCCAAGCGCCGGCGCGGAACCGGACTGTCGTCGATGCTGCTCCCCGAGCTCAAGCAGCTCGCCTCGCAGCTCGGCATCCCCGGCGCCAGCGGTATGCGCAAGAGCGACCTCGTCGCCGCCATCGCGGAGCGCCAGTCCGGCGGCGGGTCGTCCCGCCCGGCCGGTCAGACCAAGACCGAGCGCGCCGACGCGCCCCAGGACCAGCCGGAGCGGCGGGACTCCCGGGCCAACGGCGGGGACCGCGAGCAGCGTCCCCCCCAGCAGCGCGAGCAGCGCCGCGGCGATGAGCAGCGCGGCGATCGGCAGGACCGCCAGAACGACCGCGGCGGCCAGAACGACCGGCAGAACGACCGGCAGAACGACCGCGGCAACGACCGGCAGAACGACCGGCAGAACGACCGGCAGAACGACCGGCAGAACGACCGGCAGAACGACCGGCAGAACGACCGGCAGAACGACCGCGGCAACGACCGGCAGAACGACCGCCAGGGCGGCGGCCGCAACCAGAACCAGGGCGGGTACGACGACGACGACGAGCGCGGCGGCCGGCGCCGGCGCCGCCGCGGCCGGGACCGCTACCGCGACCGGCGCGACCGCCAGCGCGGCGGCATGGGCGAGGGCGAGCCGGAGATCTCCGAGGACGACGTGCTCGTCCCGGTCGCGGGCATCCTCGACGTGCTGGAGAACTACGCGTTCGTGCGGACCAGCGGCTACCTGCCCGGTCCGAACGACGTGTACGTCTCCCTGTCCCTGGTCAAGAAGTTCGGCATGCGCAAGGGCGACGCCGTCACCGGCGCGATCCGGCAGCCGCGCGAGGGGGAGCGGCGGGAGAAGTTCAACCCGCTGGTCCGCGTCGACACCGTCAACGGCACCGAGCCCGACGAGGCCCGCAACCGGCCCGAGTTCGGCAAGCTCACCCCGCTGTACCCGCAGGCCCGGCTCCGGCTGGAGTCCGACCCCACCAACCTCACGACCCGGGTCATCGACCTGGTCGCTCCCATCGGCAAGGGGCAGCGCGGCCTCATCGTCTCCCCGCCGAAGGCCGGCAAGACGATGGTGCTGCAGGCCATCGCCAACGCCATCACCCACAACAACCCCGAGTGCCACCTCATGGTCGTCCTCGTCGACGAGCGGCCCGAGGAGGTCACCGACATGCAGCGGTCGGTCAAGGGCGAGGTCATCGCCTCGACCTTCGACCGCCCGGCCGAGGACCACACGATCGTCGCCGAGCTCGCGATCGAGCGGGCCAAGCGGCTGGTGGAGCTCGGGCACGACGTCGTCGTGCTGCTGGACTCGATGACCCGGCTCGGCCGCGCCTACAACCTGGCCGCGCCCGCCTCCGGCCGGATCCTGTCCGGCGGTGTGGACTCCACCGCGCTGTACCCGCCCAAGCGGTTCTTCGGCGCCGCCCGCAACATCGAGCACGGGGGCTCGCTGACCGTGCTCGCGACCGCCCTGGTCGAGACCGGCTCCCGGATGGACGAGGTCATCTTCGAGGAGTTCAAGGGCACCGGGAACATGGAGCTCAAGCTCGACCGCAAGCTCGCCGACAAGAGGATCTTCCCCGCGGTGGACGTGGACGCGTCCGGCACCCGCAAGGAGGAGCTGCTCATGTCGCACGAGGAGCTGAAGATCGTCTGGAAGCTGCGCCGGGTGCTGCACGCGCTCGACCAGCAGCAGGCCATCGAGCTGCTCCTCAACAAGCTGCGGGACACCAAGAGCAACTACGAGTTCCTGCTGCAGGTGCAGAAGACGACGCCGACCACCGGCAACGGCCACGACGACGACTGA
- the rpmE gene encoding 50S ribosomal protein L31 encodes MKPDIHPQYGETTVTCTCGNTFTTRSTAKNGVIHADVCSQCHPFYTGKQKILDTGGRVAKFEARFGAKGGKAKAGEAAAEKPAADAATTDS; translated from the coding sequence GTGAAGCCCGACATCCACCCGCAGTACGGCGAGACCACCGTCACCTGCACCTGCGGGAACACGTTCACCACCCGCAGCACCGCGAAGAACGGCGTCATCCACGCCGACGTGTGCTCGCAGTGCCACCCGTTCTACACCGGCAAGCAGAAGATCCTCGACACCGGCGGCCGGGTCGCCAAGTTCGAGGCCCGCTTCGGCGCCAAGGGTGGCAAGGCCAAGGCCGGCGAGGCTGCGGCCGAGAAGCCGGCCGCCGACGCGGCCACCACCGACTCCTAG
- a CDS encoding signal peptidase I, whose translation MEHVVPGRPDPRDDLPEGVRPVRDPGSSDPDGADWDGIDRLTDLVALRAGDDRPAVEGSVVDLSGGTSSAGSRLDSLLDLTDTDGREPVVDLTGAGRPVRAEGADGPVAVLHRPESGFTVPRSLTDADSDSEEPSWPRVAGAVLARVVLALGVGLLLWATAPALLGWSAQVVLTESMSPRVNPGDVVLAVDVDPATLRAGQVILFRDPENPGRSLVHRIADVGEDGSLTTRGDHNQSPDAAPVTPDLVEGLARLRVPFAGLPVLWATQGRWFSLLLLVVAALALVRIAAADRDRTASAGAQDADSPNPDSGTPVGSGHARPGPQAGDHVPVVVAPPAPPRLRPAVVFITLGVGVAATGLLLTVVAGGTARAAFRAESPAPGNTWTSAPTFVTADYPAAVLADDPLMFFRLNDSRGTVAINSAPGGQPGNYGNANRWAFGVTPEPLPNNPGTAVQPVNPNACLSTSPQVAAPTTYSVEAWFRANPGADGQLVGFQGAATGTGGNDDRHLYLTPGGALSFGVGRANDMTVASTTAGYADGQWHQVVVTRTPAQTKIYVDGTPVVSGPPGTTWTYNGYWRIGCGNLNGWPGAPVSQPNRGVFGGALANVAIYPTALSDARIQAHFAAR comes from the coding sequence ATGGAGCACGTCGTCCCGGGGCGGCCGGACCCTCGGGACGACCTGCCCGAGGGCGTCCGGCCGGTCCGGGACCCCGGGTCATCCGACCCGGACGGGGCGGACTGGGACGGCATCGACCGGCTCACCGACCTGGTGGCGCTGCGCGCCGGCGACGACCGGCCGGCCGTCGAGGGGTCGGTCGTGGACCTCAGCGGTGGGACCTCTAGCGCCGGGAGCAGGCTCGATTCGCTGCTGGACCTCACCGACACCGACGGCCGGGAGCCGGTCGTCGATCTTACCGGGGCCGGCCGGCCCGTCCGCGCTGAGGGGGCGGACGGGCCGGTCGCGGTGCTGCACCGACCCGAGTCGGGCTTCACCGTCCCCCGCTCCCTGACCGACGCCGACTCCGACTCCGAGGAACCGTCGTGGCCCCGGGTCGCCGGAGCCGTCCTCGCCCGGGTCGTGCTCGCGCTCGGGGTCGGCCTGCTGCTGTGGGCCACCGCCCCGGCGCTGCTCGGCTGGTCCGCCCAGGTCGTCCTCACCGAGTCGATGTCCCCCCGCGTCAACCCCGGTGACGTCGTCCTCGCGGTGGACGTGGACCCGGCCACGCTGCGCGCGGGCCAGGTCATCCTGTTCCGCGACCCGGAGAACCCCGGACGGTCCCTGGTCCACCGCATCGCCGACGTGGGAGAAGACGGCTCGCTCACCACCCGGGGCGACCACAACCAGTCCCCGGACGCGGCTCCCGTGACCCCGGACCTGGTCGAGGGCCTGGCCCGGCTGCGGGTCCCCTTCGCCGGGTTGCCGGTGCTGTGGGCGACCCAGGGCCGCTGGTTCTCGCTGCTGCTGCTCGTGGTCGCTGCGCTGGCGCTGGTCCGGATCGCTGCCGCCGACCGGGACCGGACCGCCTCGGCGGGCGCGCAGGACGCCGACTCGCCGAACCCGGACTCGGGCACCCCGGTCGGGTCCGGCCACGCACGCCCCGGCCCGCAGGCCGGGGACCACGTCCCCGTCGTGGTGGCGCCGCCCGCACCGCCGCGGCTGCGCCCGGCCGTCGTGTTCATCACCCTCGGGGTGGGCGTCGCCGCGACGGGTCTGCTGCTGACCGTCGTGGCAGGCGGCACGGCAAGGGCGGCGTTCCGGGCCGAGTCTCCCGCCCCGGGCAACACCTGGACGTCGGCGCCGACCTTCGTCACCGCGGACTACCCGGCCGCGGTGCTGGCGGACGACCCGCTGATGTTCTTCCGGCTGAACGACTCCCGTGGCACGGTAGCGATCAACAGCGCGCCCGGAGGGCAGCCGGGGAACTACGGGAATGCGAACCGGTGGGCGTTCGGCGTCACCCCGGAGCCGCTGCCCAACAACCCGGGCACCGCGGTGCAGCCGGTCAACCCCAACGCCTGCCTGTCCACCTCACCGCAGGTCGCCGCGCCCACGACGTACTCCGTCGAAGCCTGGTTCCGCGCGAACCCGGGGGCGGACGGTCAGCTGGTCGGCTTCCAGGGCGCTGCGACCGGGACCGGCGGGAACGACGACCGGCACCTGTACCTCACACCGGGCGGAGCCCTGTCCTTCGGCGTGGGCCGGGCCAACGACATGACAGTGGCGTCCACCACGGCCGGCTACGCCGACGGGCAGTGGCACCAGGTCGTGGTCACCCGCACGCCCGCGCAGACCAAGATCTACGTCGACGGCACCCCCGTGGTGAGCGGGCCGCCCGGCACCACGTGGACCTACAACGGCTACTGGCGGATCGGCTGCGGGAACCTGAACGGATGGCCCGGAGCCCCGGTGAGCCAGCCGAACCGCGGGGTGTTCGGCGGTGCGCTGGCCAACGTGGCGATCTACCCGACGGCCCTGTCCGACGCTCGGATCCAGGCCCACTTCGCGGCCCGCTGA
- a CDS encoding L-threonylcarbamoyladenylate synthase — translation MALVIDCAVPSERTRGLTTAASAARRGDLVVLPTEAVYGLATDAFSARGVQRLREAKGRGRDLPLPVLVGRPRTVDGLATGLGQPARALMEAFWPGPLTLVARAHATLAWDLGESGGTVALRMPLQPVALELLRETGPLVVTAANRAGLPAPVTVAEAEEQLGPAVAVYLDGGPCPETRTSAVVDVTGEHPVLLRPGAFDADVLREVVADLVVPEDEAAPA, via the coding sequence GTGGCGCTGGTCATCGACTGCGCGGTCCCCTCGGAACGGACTCGCGGGCTGACGACCGCCGCGTCCGCGGCGCGGCGCGGCGACCTGGTGGTGCTGCCCACCGAGGCGGTCTACGGCCTGGCCACCGACGCCTTCTCCGCCCGCGGAGTGCAGCGGCTGCGGGAGGCCAAGGGCCGCGGCCGGGACCTGCCGCTGCCGGTGCTGGTGGGACGGCCGCGCACCGTCGACGGCCTGGCCACGGGTCTGGGCCAGCCCGCGCGGGCGCTGATGGAGGCGTTCTGGCCCGGCCCGCTCACGCTGGTCGCCCGCGCCCACGCCACCTTGGCCTGGGACCTCGGCGAGTCCGGCGGCACCGTGGCGCTGCGGATGCCGCTGCAGCCGGTCGCGCTGGAACTGTTGCGGGAGACGGGGCCGCTGGTCGTCACCGCGGCCAACCGGGCCGGCCTGCCCGCGCCGGTCACCGTCGCCGAGGCCGAGGAGCAGCTCGGGCCCGCGGTGGCGGTCTACCTCGACGGCGGTCCCTGCCCGGAGACCCGGACCAGCGCCGTCGTCGACGTCACCGGCGAGCATCCCGTCCTGCTGCGACCGGGTGCCTTCGACGCCGACGTCCTGCGTGAGGTCGTCGCGGACCTCGTGGTCCCCGAGGACGAGGCCGCGCCCGCGTAG
- a CDS encoding HemK/PrmC family methyltransferase — MTWHGSDLSFEDRNTRGGRVSMRDVLVDAEKRLAAAGVPSPSADAATLVAHVLGVPRTRLLLQDPMTSTQRVRLEQLLVKRIARVPLQHLVGTAAFRHLELKVGRGVFVPRPETELVAETALTVLADLPAGDRLAVDLCTGSGAIALSLGTELDGVEVHAVELDGAAVDWAADNIEAHRDRLAARGSRVVLHRADATTVADPGAALSVLAGRVPLVVSNPPYIPERAVPRDPEVRDHDPVLALYGGPDGLDVVRGLAVTAALLLRPGGVFVVEHADEQGEQAGDAGVPGLLRAQVVDEVLADHQHTPEGRPVWTEVADRIDLARRPRFTVAVRA; from the coding sequence GTGACCTGGCACGGCTCCGACCTGTCCTTCGAGGACCGCAACACCCGCGGCGGCCGGGTCTCGATGCGCGACGTGCTGGTGGACGCGGAGAAGCGGCTGGCGGCCGCCGGCGTCCCGTCCCCGTCGGCCGACGCCGCCACGCTGGTCGCGCACGTGCTCGGGGTGCCGCGCACCCGGCTGCTCCTGCAGGACCCGATGACCTCCACCCAGCGGGTCCGGCTGGAGCAGCTGCTGGTCAAGCGCATCGCCCGGGTCCCGCTGCAGCACCTCGTCGGCACGGCCGCCTTCCGGCACCTGGAGCTGAAGGTCGGGCGCGGGGTGTTCGTACCCCGGCCGGAGACCGAGCTGGTGGCCGAGACGGCGCTGACCGTGCTGGCCGACCTCCCCGCGGGCGACCGGCTGGCGGTCGACCTGTGCACCGGCTCCGGTGCCATCGCCCTGTCGCTGGGGACCGAGCTGGACGGCGTCGAGGTCCACGCGGTCGAGCTGGACGGGGCCGCCGTGGACTGGGCGGCCGACAACATCGAGGCGCACCGGGACCGGCTGGCCGCGCGCGGCTCGCGGGTGGTGCTGCACCGTGCGGACGCGACCACCGTGGCCGATCCCGGCGCGGCGCTGTCCGTGCTCGCCGGCCGGGTCCCCCTGGTCGTGTCGAACCCGCCGTACATCCCCGAGCGCGCGGTCCCGCGCGACCCGGAGGTCCGCGACCACGACCCAGTCCTGGCGCTGTACGGCGGCCCCGACGGGCTGGACGTGGTCCGCGGCCTGGCCGTCACCGCCGCCCTGCTGCTGCGCCCGGGCGGGGTGTTCGTGGTCGAGCACGCGGACGAGCAGGGCGAGCAGGCCGGTGACGCCGGCGTGCCGGGCCTGCTGCGCGCCCAGGTCGTGGACGAGGTGCTCGCCGACCACCAGCACACGCCCGAGGGGCGGCCGGTGTGGACCGAGGTGGCCGACCGGATCGACCTTGCCCGGCGCCCGCGCTTCACCGTCGCGGTGCGGGCCTGA